In Vibrio bathopelagicus, the following are encoded in one genomic region:
- a CDS encoding DUF1107 family protein has protein sequence MLRKFSTYRPHQVARFVKVLFKGQFAIEGIGEFRFDQGKVLLPEVSDKQKLTIFKEVNGTIAALPV, from the coding sequence ATGTTAAGAAAATTTTCTACTTACCGTCCACATCAAGTGGCGCGTTTCGTTAAAGTCCTGTTCAAAGGCCAGTTTGCTATTGAAGGTATCGGAGAGTTTCGCTTCGACCAAGGCAAAGTGCTTCTCCCTGAAGTTTCTGACAAACAAAAGCTCACCATTTTTAAAGAAGTTAACGGCACGATTGCTGCGCTGCCGGTGTAA
- a CDS encoding YtfJ family protein, whose translation MKNKTLLAFLAAASPLFANAHNLSVGATLPAVDVSSYGEIVLNDGNTGYQAWATNNLLGKVRVVQAIAGRSSSKELNAPLMAAITASKFSEDSYQTTTIINQDDAIWGTGSFVKSSAESSKEEFPWSSMVLDEDGAVASSWALAEESSAIIVQDKQGKILFVKEGALNESEVTQVIELIKASL comes from the coding sequence ATGAAAAACAAAACTCTACTGGCTTTTTTAGCCGCAGCCTCTCCACTCTTCGCCAATGCTCACAACCTATCTGTAGGTGCAACTCTGCCTGCTGTCGATGTTAGCAGCTATGGTGAAATCGTACTAAACGACGGAAATACCGGATATCAAGCTTGGGCAACCAACAATCTCCTAGGTAAAGTTCGTGTCGTTCAAGCTATCGCTGGCCGTAGCAGCTCTAAAGAGCTCAACGCACCACTGATGGCAGCCATTACAGCATCGAAGTTCTCAGAAGACAGCTACCAAACCACCACCATCATCAACCAAGATGATGCTATCTGGGGTACAGGTTCTTTTGTGAAATCGTCTGCCGAAAGCAGTAAAGAAGAATTTCCATGGTCTTCTATGGTGCTAGATGAAGACGGAGCCGTCGCGTCATCATGGGCTTTAGCAGAAGAAAGCTCAGCGATTATCGTTCAAGACAAGCAAGGTAAAATATTGTTTGTTAAAGAAGGCGCTCTCAACGAATCAGAAGTCACGCAAGTTATTGAATTGATTAAAGCGAGCCTTTAA